Proteins encoded together in one Prionailurus viverrinus isolate Anna chromosome B1, UM_Priviv_1.0, whole genome shotgun sequence window:
- the LOC125164869 gene encoding alpha-S2-casein-like: protein MKFFLLTCLLATALAKHMEHHSSSEESISISQKEITRNINELGISESAEVLTEKAKPTVEKKIYLQQLDKINQFYQNLNFLQYLQALHQPQIVMNPWDQIERRAYSFIPSVNREQLSTSEETSGKTVDMESTEVVTKKIELTEEEKKYLTLWNKINQYYQKFTLPQYLKTVQQYQAALKPWNHNKINAYQITPTLVRLENLSYTFSYLPYYFITTSMLGQTY, encoded by the exons ATGAAGTTCTTCCTTCTTACCTGCCTTTTGGCTACTGCTCTTGCAAAGCAT atGGAACATCACTCCTCCAGTGAG gaatcTATCAGCATCTCCCAAAAA GAAATCACAAGAAACATAAATGAATTGGGAATTTCT GAGTCTGCTGAAGTTCTCACAGAG AAAGCTAAGCCCACTGTGGAAAAAAAGATCTACCTACAGCAACTG gaCAAAATCAACCAATTTTATCAGAATTTGAACTTCCTCCAATATCTCCAAGCTCTTCATCAACCTCAGATTGTTATGAACCCATGGGATCAGATTGAGAGAAGAGCCTATTCCTTTATTCCCTCTGTG aacaGAGAACAGCTCTCCACCAGTGAG gaaACCTCAGGGAAGACTGTTGATATG gaGTCAACTGAAGTAGTCACCAAA AAAATTGAGCtgactgaagaagaaaagaagtaccTAACACTTTGG aacaaAATCAACCAATATTATCAGAAGTTCACCCTGCCCCAATATCTCAAGACTGTTCAGCAATATCAGGCAGCATTGAAACCATGGAATCACAATAAGATAAATGCTTACCAAATTACCCCTACTCTG gttcgGCTGGAAAATCTATCTTATACATTTTCTTATCTACCATATTACTTCATTACTACCAGCATGCTTGGACAGACCTATTAA